One segment of Halococcus saccharolyticus DSM 5350 DNA contains the following:
- a CDS encoding MmgE/PrpD family protein, which translates to MATTEELASFTEAVAFEELDDDTIEELKKRVLDSVGIAVGALGAEPVEAVRETVEETAPGDAARLWGSETRASPTGAAMYNTTLTRYLDFMDSFLAPGETPHPSDNIASLIACGEHTDATGTELVEAIGVSYEIQGELAWNAPVRDRGFDHVTHTVISATAGAGKVLGLDHEELRNAVGIAGTAHNALRVTRTGGINEWKGVASANAARNAVYSALLASNGMDGPTNLFEGQKGWKQIIAGDFTADLDSGCERVFDTMTKRYVAETYAQSAVEGVIELAEHADIDPDQVNTIHLDTFHGAKLIIGGGEGSRYEVETKAQADHSLPYMLAAALIDRELTNDAYDPERIQREDVQKLLRTVEVEEDEALTERFENGEMPAVVDIELANDSTRHIEKDAFSGHPTDPMTWEQVEAKFETMTEERYDEDHRERIVDVVRNLETHDVADLVTLME; encoded by the coding sequence ATGGCCACGACCGAGGAGCTCGCGTCGTTCACCGAGGCGGTCGCGTTCGAGGAGCTCGACGACGACACGATCGAGGAGCTGAAAAAGCGCGTCCTCGACTCGGTCGGGATCGCGGTGGGCGCACTGGGTGCGGAGCCGGTCGAGGCCGTCCGCGAGACGGTCGAAGAGACTGCTCCGGGCGACGCCGCCCGGCTGTGGGGATCGGAGACGCGCGCCAGCCCGACGGGAGCGGCGATGTACAACACCACGCTCACGCGGTATCTGGATTTCATGGACTCGTTTCTTGCGCCCGGCGAAACGCCACATCCGAGCGACAACATCGCGAGTCTGATCGCCTGCGGCGAGCACACCGACGCCACCGGCACGGAGCTCGTGGAGGCGATCGGGGTGAGCTACGAGATCCAGGGTGAGCTCGCGTGGAACGCGCCAGTCCGCGATCGCGGGTTCGATCACGTGACCCACACCGTCATCTCGGCGACCGCCGGCGCGGGGAAGGTGCTCGGACTCGACCACGAAGAACTGCGGAACGCAGTCGGGATCGCCGGGACCGCCCACAACGCGCTCCGAGTGACTCGCACGGGAGGGATCAACGAGTGGAAAGGGGTCGCGAGCGCGAACGCCGCCCGGAACGCGGTCTATTCGGCGCTACTCGCTAGCAACGGGATGGACGGTCCGACGAACCTCTTCGAGGGCCAGAAGGGGTGGAAGCAGATCATTGCGGGCGATTTCACTGCCGACCTCGATTCCGGCTGTGAGCGCGTGTTCGACACCATGACCAAGCGCTACGTCGCCGAGACCTACGCCCAGTCCGCGGTCGAGGGCGTGATCGAACTCGCTGAACACGCCGACATCGATCCCGACCAGGTGAACACGATCCACCTCGACACGTTCCACGGCGCGAAGCTCATCATCGGCGGCGGCGAGGGGTCGCGATACGAAGTCGAGACGAAAGCCCAGGCCGACCACTCGCTGCCGTACATGCTCGCGGCGGCGTTGATCGACCGCGAACTCACCAACGACGCCTACGATCCCGAGCGTATTCAGCGAGAGGACGTCCAGAAACTCCTTCGAACTGTGGAAGTCGAGGAAGACGAAGCACTCACCGAGCGCTTCGAGAACGGCGAGATGCCCGCGGTCGTCGACATCGAGCTCGCCAACGATTCGACACGTCACATCGAGAAGGACGCGTTCAGCGGCCATCCCACCGATCCGATGACGTGGGAGCAGGTCGAGGCGAAGTTCGAGACGATGACCGAGGAACGCTACGACGAGGATCATAGAGAACGGATCGTCGATGTCGTCAGAAACCTCGAAACCCACGATGTCGCCGATCTCGTCACGCTGATGGAGTGA
- a CDS encoding phosphosulfolactate synthase has protein sequence MSERPFDRAFDFLHVNDRPDKPREKGITEMRGPYYDPMGPRELRDILETMGWYVDIYKFSGGSFALMPETAVEELIEVCHEFDVKVSTGGFIENVLVRDNDNVEAYVEECAEFGFDIVEISSGFLAIDTDDMVALTELVAETDGVEPKPEINVQFGAGGASSPEELESEVQQDPEMAVEEGRRHLDAGAEFLMVEAEGITEEVHEWRTDVVYTIANELGMENCVFEAPGPEMFEWYIKNFGPNVNLFVDNSQIVELECMRSGLWGKTTSWGRITSYSRE, from the coding sequence ATGTCCGAGAGACCGTTCGACCGGGCGTTCGACTTCCTGCACGTCAACGACCGCCCGGACAAGCCGCGCGAGAAGGGGATCACCGAGATGCGGGGGCCGTACTACGATCCGATGGGGCCCCGCGAACTCCGGGACATCCTCGAAACGATGGGATGGTACGTCGATATCTACAAGTTTTCAGGTGGTTCGTTCGCGTTGATGCCCGAGACGGCGGTCGAGGAGCTCATCGAGGTCTGCCACGAGTTCGACGTGAAGGTCTCGACGGGCGGGTTCATCGAGAACGTCCTCGTGAGGGACAACGACAACGTCGAGGCGTACGTCGAAGAGTGTGCGGAGTTTGGCTTCGACATCGTGGAAATCTCGTCGGGATTCCTCGCGATAGACACCGACGACATGGTGGCGCTCACGGAGCTGGTCGCCGAGACCGACGGCGTCGAGCCCAAACCCGAGATCAACGTCCAGTTCGGCGCGGGCGGTGCGTCGAGCCCCGAGGAACTCGAAAGCGAGGTCCAGCAGGACCCCGAGATGGCGGTCGAAGAAGGCCGACGTCATCTCGACGCCGGCGCGGAGTTCCTGATGGTCGAGGCTGAGGGGATCACCGAGGAGGTCCACGAGTGGCGCACCGACGTGGTGTACACCATCGCGAACGAGCTCGGGATGGAAAACTGCGTGTTCGAGGCCCCCGGCCCCGAGATGTTCGAGTGGTACATCAAGAACTTCGGGCCCAACGTGAACCTGTTCGTCGACAACTCCCAGATCGTCGAACTCGAATGCATGCGCTCGGGCCTCTGGGGGAAGACCACGAGCTGGGGCCGGATCACGTCGTACAGCCGGGAGTAA
- a CDS encoding acyl-CoA dehydrogenase family protein → MGFGLTDAQRDLRDDVREYARTEIAPRAAALDRNEEYPAAILDDLGDRRLTGLTLPEKYGGRDEGLVELAVVIEELSAAMMPVASALALHLGVATVVEHFGSERLREEFLPEMARFDTVGALGLSEDDAGSDKLAMETHAERDGDEWVLNGHKRWVTNFFDADTVLTYAKTGPDDEAPHNVSAFLVPTAAFEVDTVWDTLGARSVKSPRVSLSDVRVPAARLVGEEGEAYVQRGAVDTGVNLPARAVGLARSALDDTVTHVTDREQFGRRIGEFQGIRWRIAEMATRVDTARLLTLRAAARADRGADISHELSMAKIHATEAAVENTNKALQLHGGIGYTTERDVERYLRDARLLTIAGGPNELHRNTLADAVLGD, encoded by the coding sequence ATGGGATTCGGACTGACGGACGCACAGCGCGACCTGCGGGACGACGTCCGGGAGTACGCCCGAACCGAAATCGCGCCGCGAGCCGCCGCACTCGATCGAAACGAGGAGTATCCGGCGGCGATCCTCGACGATCTCGGCGACCGACGGCTTACCGGTCTCACCCTTCCCGAGAAGTACGGCGGTCGCGACGAGGGACTCGTGGAACTCGCCGTGGTGATTGAGGAGCTCTCGGCCGCGATGATGCCCGTGGCGAGCGCGCTCGCCCTCCACCTCGGCGTGGCGACCGTCGTCGAGCACTTTGGTTCCGAACGGCTCCGGGAAGAGTTCCTGCCCGAGATGGCGCGGTTCGACACCGTCGGCGCGCTCGGGCTCAGCGAGGACGACGCCGGTAGTGACAAACTCGCGATGGAGACGCACGCCGAGCGGGACGGCGACGAGTGGGTCCTGAACGGCCACAAACGCTGGGTGACGAACTTCTTCGACGCCGACACGGTGCTCACGTACGCGAAGACCGGCCCGGACGACGAGGCCCCGCACAACGTCAGCGCGTTCCTGGTGCCGACTGCGGCGTTCGAGGTCGACACCGTCTGGGACACGCTCGGCGCGCGGAGCGTCAAATCCCCCCGCGTCTCGCTGTCCGATGTCCGCGTTCCGGCGGCACGGCTGGTCGGCGAGGAGGGGGAGGCGTACGTCCAGCGCGGCGCGGTCGATACGGGCGTCAACCTCCCCGCTCGCGCGGTCGGTCTCGCGCGGTCGGCGCTCGACGACACGGTAACCCACGTGACCGACCGCGAGCAGTTCGGACGGCGGATCGGCGAGTTCCAGGGAATCCGGTGGCGGATCGCCGAGATGGCGACGCGCGTCGACACCGCTCGCTTACTCACGCTCCGGGCGGCCGCCCGCGCCGACCGTGGTGCGGACATCAGTCACGAGTTGAGTATGGCGAAGATCCACGCGACCGAGGCCGCCGTCGAGAACACGAACAAGGCACTCCAGCTCCACGGTGGGATCGGCTATACGACCGAGCGCGACGTCGAACGATACCTCCGCGACGCACGGCTGCTCACCATCGCCGGAGGACCGAACGAACTCCACCGGAACACGCTCGCCGACGCCGTTCTCGGTGACTGA
- a CDS encoding NAD-dependent succinate-semialdehyde dehydrogenase, with protein sequence MDRVNPATGETLEPVEGHSDEEVDDALARANTAFESWRDRSMIERRELLADAADVLRGNKREYAEIMTREMGKPISGAISEVEKCAWVCDYYAETAGEQLADEALSSASEASAFVSYEPLGPILAVMPWNYPFWQVFRFAAPHLTAGNVGLLKHASNVPECAMAIADVFERAGYPEDVFQSLLIGSDQVEAILEDDRLRAATLTGSEYAGRAVAETAGHELKKTVLELGGSDPFVVLDDADLDAAAATGAGARTLNSGQSCIAAKRFIVHEDVYDEFLDKFTDEMDALTIGDPTDEDTDIGPQAREDLMEDLHDQVERTLDEGASLELGGEPMDREGYYYPPTVLTDVPQDAAAACEETFGPVAPVFRVSDAEEAIELANDVDLGLGASVWTEDLERGERVARRFEAGCCFVNELVKSDPRVPFGGIKDSGYGRELAGHGIREFVNKKTIWVQSPEGE encoded by the coding sequence ATGGACCGTGTGAACCCGGCCACTGGAGAGACGCTCGAACCCGTCGAGGGACACTCCGACGAGGAGGTCGACGACGCGCTCGCACGCGCGAACACGGCGTTCGAGTCGTGGCGCGACCGATCGATGATCGAGCGCCGCGAACTCCTCGCCGACGCCGCGGACGTCCTCCGTGGGAACAAACGCGAGTACGCCGAGATCATGACTCGGGAGATGGGCAAACCCATCTCGGGGGCGATCTCGGAGGTCGAGAAGTGTGCGTGGGTGTGTGACTACTACGCCGAGACCGCCGGCGAACAGCTCGCCGACGAAGCACTTTCGAGTGCGTCGGAAGCGAGTGCATTCGTCTCCTACGAACCGCTCGGCCCGATCCTCGCAGTGATGCCGTGGAACTACCCGTTCTGGCAGGTGTTCCGGTTCGCCGCGCCGCACCTCACCGCGGGCAACGTCGGCCTGCTGAAACACGCCTCGAACGTCCCCGAGTGCGCGATGGCGATCGCTGATGTCTTCGAGCGCGCCGGCTACCCCGAGGACGTCTTTCAATCCCTACTGATCGGTTCGGACCAGGTCGAGGCGATCCTCGAAGACGATCGACTCAGAGCCGCGACGCTGACAGGCAGCGAGTACGCCGGTCGAGCGGTCGCCGAGACCGCAGGCCACGAACTCAAGAAAACGGTGCTTGAACTCGGCGGGAGCGACCCGTTTGTGGTGCTCGACGACGCCGATCTCGACGCCGCCGCCGCGACCGGCGCGGGCGCACGCACCCTGAACTCCGGACAGTCCTGCATCGCCGCCAAACGATTCATCGTCCACGAGGACGTCTACGACGAGTTCCTCGATAAATTCACCGACGAAATGGACGCCCTGACGATTGGCGATCCCACCGACGAGGACACCGATATCGGCCCCCAGGCCCGCGAGGACCTGATGGAAGACCTCCACGATCAGGTCGAGCGCACGCTCGACGAGGGCGCGAGCCTCGAACTCGGCGGTGAGCCGATGGACCGCGAAGGATACTACTACCCGCCGACGGTCCTCACGGACGTTCCCCAGGATGCGGCGGCGGCCTGCGAGGAGACGTTCGGCCCAGTCGCGCCGGTGTTCCGAGTGAGTGACGCCGAAGAGGCGATCGAACTCGCGAACGACGTCGATCTCGGGCTGGGTGCCTCGGTCTGGACCGAGGACCTCGAACGCGGCGAGCGGGTCGCGCGGCGATTCGAGGCAGGGTGTTGTTTCGTCAACGAACTCGTGAAATCCGACCCCCGGGTGCCGTTCGGCGGGATCAAGGACTCGGGGTACGGCCGCGAACTCGCCGGCCACGGCATCCGTGAGTTCGTCAACAAGAAGACGATCTGGGTCCAGTCCCCCGAGGGCGAGTAG
- the pdxS gene encoding pyridoxal 5'-phosphate synthase lyase subunit PdxS — translation MADETDLEELKRGTDLVKRGFARMQQGGVIMDVVNAEQARIAEDAGAVAVMSLEAVPADIRKRGGVARMADPADVTEIVEEVSIPVMGKSRIGHTKEAQILEAVGVDMIDESEVLTPADNEYHIDKRDFTAPFVCGARNLGEALRRIDEGAAMIRTKGEAGTGDVNQAVHHQRTIKGAIRKLEGMSHQEREAYAREIEAPAGLVHETADAGRLPVVNFAAGGIATPADAALMMHHGCDGIFVGSGIFGAENPAAMGEAIVEATNSWDDPETLARIATNTGKGMKGDANVDLPEEEKLQGRGV, via the coding sequence ATGGCCGACGAGACCGACTTGGAGGAACTGAAACGCGGTACCGACCTCGTGAAGCGCGGGTTCGCCCGGATGCAACAGGGTGGGGTTATCATGGACGTCGTGAACGCGGAGCAGGCGCGAATCGCGGAGGACGCCGGTGCGGTCGCGGTGATGTCGCTCGAAGCCGTCCCCGCCGACATCAGAAAGCGCGGCGGCGTCGCGCGGATGGCCGATCCCGCCGACGTCACCGAGATCGTCGAGGAAGTCTCGATCCCGGTGATGGGCAAGTCACGGATCGGCCACACCAAGGAGGCCCAGATCCTCGAAGCCGTCGGCGTCGACATGATCGATGAGAGCGAGGTGCTGACGCCGGCGGACAACGAGTACCACATCGACAAGCGCGACTTCACCGCACCGTTCGTCTGTGGCGCGCGGAACCTCGGTGAGGCGCTCCGACGGATCGACGAGGGTGCGGCGATGATCCGAACCAAGGGCGAGGCCGGTACCGGCGACGTCAATCAGGCGGTCCACCATCAGCGTACGATCAAGGGTGCGATCCGGAAACTGGAGGGCATGAGCCACCAGGAGCGCGAGGCCTACGCCCGCGAGATCGAGGCCCCCGCCGGCCTCGTTCACGAGACCGCAGACGCCGGCCGCCTGCCAGTCGTGAACTTCGCTGCCGGCGGGATCGCAACGCCCGCCGACGCCGCGCTGATGATGCACCACGGCTGTGACGGCATCTTCGTCGGCTCGGGCATCTTCGGCGCGGAGAACCCCGCCGCGATGGGCGAGGCGATCGTCGAGGCCACCAACTCGTGGGACGACCCCGAGACGCTCGCACGGATCGCCACGAACACTGGCAAGGGAATGAAAGGCGACGCGAACGTCGACCTCCCCGAAGAAGAGAAGTTGCAGGGCCGCGGCGTCTAG
- a CDS encoding PLP-dependent cysteine synthase family protein encodes MTTHREPLDSVNETIGETPLVRVHAAPESVPVYAKLESFNPGASVKDRIGQYMLEEMLDRGDLDPGGTVIEPTAGNTGIGIALAATQLDVEAVFVVPERFSLEKQQLMRSLGAEIVNTPTDEGMGGAIDRADELAAEHENAVVPQQFANPLNAEAHYATTAPEIHDALDGRVGAVVAGCGTAGTLMGIARYAREQHPETFVAAVEPQGSRYAEVMGTEVEEGEYKTEGIGTHDPSTNELFDPELVDQVIRVGDRTAQDELKRLASEEGHLVAASAGMASVAARDVAERIRDGEIDAPHDTVVTVFPDSSERYLSKGIYDEFESWEG; translated from the coding sequence ATGACGACGCATCGAGAGCCACTCGATTCGGTGAACGAGACCATCGGCGAGACCCCGCTGGTTCGCGTCCACGCCGCGCCCGAGTCGGTCCCGGTGTACGCGAAGCTCGAATCGTTCAATCCCGGCGCGAGCGTCAAGGACCGGATCGGGCAGTACATGCTCGAAGAGATGCTCGACCGCGGCGACCTCGATCCTGGTGGGACCGTAATCGAACCAACAGCGGGGAACACGGGAATCGGGATCGCGCTCGCCGCTACCCAGTTGGACGTCGAGGCGGTGTTCGTAGTGCCCGAGCGGTTCAGCCTCGAAAAGCAGCAACTGATGCGATCGCTGGGTGCAGAGATCGTCAACACGCCGACCGACGAGGGGATGGGCGGCGCGATCGATCGCGCCGACGAACTCGCCGCCGAACACGAGAACGCGGTCGTGCCCCAGCAGTTCGCGAACCCGCTCAACGCCGAGGCGCACTACGCGACTACCGCGCCCGAGATCCACGACGCGCTCGACGGGCGGGTGGGCGCGGTGGTCGCAGGCTGTGGCACGGCGGGCACGCTCATGGGGATCGCGCGCTACGCCCGCGAGCAGCATCCGGAGACGTTCGTGGCCGCGGTCGAACCCCAGGGATCACGCTACGCCGAGGTGATGGGCACCGAGGTCGAGGAAGGCGAGTACAAGACCGAAGGGATCGGCACGCACGATCCCTCGACGAACGAGCTGTTCGATCCCGAACTCGTCGACCAAGTCATCCGAGTCGGTGATCGCACCGCCCAGGACGAGCTCAAACGGCTCGCGAGCGAGGAGGGCCACCTCGTGGCGGCGAGCGCGGGGATGGCGAGCGTCGCCGCCCGCGACGTGGCCGAACGGATCCGCGACGGCGAAATCGACGCCCCCCACGACACGGTGGTGACGGTGTTCCCCGACTCCTCGGAGCGCTACCTCTCGAAAGGGATCTACGACGAATTCGAGAGCTGGGAGGGGTAG
- a CDS encoding cystathionine gamma-synthase — protein sequence MANDDSTDHDSYEDHIETRAIHAGQAPDGETGALMTPIHANSTYVQDSPGKDRGYEYSRTGNPTRTDLEANLASLESGAHGRAFSSGMGSINTVLNLLEAGDHVVAGDDVYGGTHRLFTQVYEDYDLDFDFVDTTDHDAVAAAMRPDTELLWLETPTNPLMRVVDIAALADLAHDHDALCAVDNTFATPYLQRPLEDGADIVSHSLTKYLGGHSDVVGGALVVDDDDLDERIGFYQNSVGATPGPFESFLVLRGTKTLPVRMDRHCENTRALATWLDDHPDVSEVYYPGLGSHPQHDLAARQMDDFGGMLSFELDGSLEEASTVVESTEVFTLAESLGGVESLIEQPAAMTHAAIPREERLEAGLTDGLIRVSVGIEHLDDQRRDLDRAIDAALD from the coding sequence ATGGCGAACGACGACAGTACGGACCACGACAGCTACGAGGATCACATCGAGACCCGCGCGATCCACGCCGGCCAGGCACCCGACGGGGAGACGGGCGCGCTGATGACCCCGATCCACGCGAACTCCACGTACGTTCAGGATTCCCCCGGCAAGGATCGTGGCTACGAGTACTCCCGGACGGGGAACCCCACCCGCACCGACCTCGAAGCCAACCTCGCCTCCCTCGAAAGTGGCGCACACGGTCGCGCCTTTTCCAGCGGGATGGGATCGATCAACACCGTTCTGAACCTGCTCGAAGCGGGCGATCACGTGGTGGCGGGCGATGACGTGTACGGGGGCACTCATCGGCTATTCACCCAGGTGTACGAAGACTACGATCTCGACTTCGACTTCGTCGACACCACCGACCACGACGCGGTCGCGGCAGCCATGCGCCCCGACACCGAACTCCTCTGGCTCGAAACCCCGACCAACCCCCTCATGCGGGTGGTCGACATCGCCGCGCTCGCCGATCTTGCCCACGACCACGACGCGCTGTGCGCGGTCGACAACACCTTCGCCACACCGTACCTCCAGCGGCCGCTGGAAGACGGTGCGGACATCGTCAGCCACTCGCTGACGAAGTATCTGGGAGGCCACTCGGACGTAGTCGGTGGCGCACTCGTTGTCGATGACGACGACCTCGACGAACGGATCGGGTTCTACCAGAACTCGGTCGGCGCGACGCCCGGTCCCTTCGAGAGCTTCCTCGTTCTTCGGGGGACGAAGACCCTCCCCGTCCGGATGGATCGCCATTGCGAGAACACCCGCGCGCTCGCGACGTGGCTCGACGATCATCCCGACGTGAGCGAGGTGTACTACCCCGGGCTCGGCTCGCACCCACAGCACGACCTCGCCGCACGGCAGATGGACGACTTCGGCGGGATGTTGAGCTTCGAACTCGACGGTAGCTTGGAGGAGGCGAGTACGGTCGTCGAGAGTACGGAGGTGTTCACGCTCGCCGAGTCACTCGGCGGCGTCGAGAGCCTGATCGAGCAGCCCGCCGCGATGACCCACGCCGCGATCCCGCGCGAGGAGCGCCTCGAAGCGGGACTGACCGACGGTCTGATTCGCGTCTCGGTGGGGATCGAACACCTCGACGATCAGCGTCGTGACCTCGACCGCGCGATCGACGCCGCACTCGACTGA
- a CDS encoding DUF1405 domain-containing protein: MAGEPGVGPLGRVLDGEVPDSDALPWYVAPVPRAIEDLGFRLVWLVVTVNLVGTAFGFWYYRVQFAGTPLVMWPFVPDSPAATLFIALSLAAWKLGYDPERLNALAFFGCLKLGLWTPFVQLFLNGPSGIAAWLYWFLILSHLAMALQAFVIHRYAEFPVGAVAIAVVWYGFNDVVDYFVPLVGDYHHTLLRAEFVNGVIDHSLPAHDLAAAAAVTLTLLATFLVLATRVKKLEAGQ, translated from the coding sequence ATGGCCGGAGAACCCGGTGTCGGCCCGCTCGGGCGCGTCCTCGATGGGGAGGTTCCCGACAGCGACGCGCTGCCGTGGTACGTCGCACCGGTGCCGCGTGCGATCGAGGATCTCGGGTTTCGGCTCGTGTGGCTCGTTGTTACGGTGAACCTCGTCGGCACGGCCTTCGGTTTCTGGTACTATCGGGTCCAGTTCGCCGGAACCCCGCTGGTGATGTGGCCGTTCGTGCCCGACAGTCCGGCAGCGACGTTGTTCATCGCGCTGTCGCTCGCGGCGTGGAAACTCGGCTACGATCCGGAGCGGCTGAACGCGCTCGCGTTTTTCGGGTGTCTCAAACTCGGTCTCTGGACGCCGTTCGTCCAGCTGTTCCTCAACGGCCCGAGTGGCATCGCGGCGTGGCTCTACTGGTTCCTCATCCTGAGCCATCTCGCGATGGCGCTGCAAGCCTTCGTGATCCATCGCTACGCCGAGTTCCCGGTCGGCGCGGTCGCGATCGCTGTAGTATGGTACGGGTTCAACGACGTGGTCGATTACTTCGTCCCGCTCGTCGGCGACTACCACCACACCCTCCTGCGCGCGGAGTTCGTCAACGGCGTGATCGATCACTCGCTGCCTGCCCACGACCTCGCCGCGGCCGCGGCGGTGACGCTGACACTGCTCGCGACCTTCCTCGTGCTCGCGACGCGGGTGAAGAAGCTCGAAGCCGGGCAGTAG
- a CDS encoding Cdc6/Cdc18 family protein has protein sequence MIQDARILQDEFIPSEVGHRDEEMDALTHALAPVTRDEPAETALLFGPSGAGKTCLSRFAVDRLRESVIDLTHQYVNCWQDYTRFRALYRLLEAIGPTYDVHRQSTPTDELLERLESYDGPPFVVILDEVDQLEDESVLYDLYRIPRITMVLIANREPELFARLDERLVSRLHGATRIRFEKYAIDELVSILEDRVRWGLDEGAIDRDGLARIADAAAGDARVAITVLRNAARRAERDGTATITSTMVKEAIPAGRTAVQRKHVDQLTPHQRVLYEIVDDHGSIAPGDLYEAYAARVDDPKTDRTVRNHLSKLAHYNLVVKEGDGRGRTYRLQD, from the coding sequence ATGATCCAGGATGCCCGAATCCTCCAGGACGAGTTCATCCCGAGCGAGGTCGGGCATCGCGACGAGGAGATGGACGCGCTGACTCACGCGCTCGCTCCGGTGACGCGGGACGAGCCCGCCGAAACCGCCCTGCTGTTTGGCCCCTCGGGGGCCGGCAAGACCTGCCTCTCCCGGTTTGCTGTCGATCGGCTGCGCGAGAGCGTGATCGATCTCACCCACCAGTACGTCAACTGCTGGCAGGACTACACCAGATTTCGTGCGCTGTATCGCCTCCTCGAAGCGATCGGGCCGACCTACGACGTTCACCGCCAGTCGACGCCGACCGACGAGCTCCTCGAACGCCTCGAAAGCTACGACGGTCCGCCGTTCGTGGTGATCCTCGACGAGGTCGACCAGCTCGAAGACGAGAGCGTGCTCTACGATCTCTACCGAATCCCGAGAATCACGATGGTGCTGATCGCCAACCGCGAACCCGAACTGTTCGCGCGGCTCGACGAACGGCTCGTCTCGCGGCTCCACGGTGCGACCCGCATCCGATTCGAGAAGTACGCGATCGACGAACTCGTTTCGATTCTCGAAGACCGAGTTCGGTGGGGGCTCGACGAGGGCGCGATCGACCGCGACGGGCTCGCACGGATCGCCGACGCCGCCGCCGGTGACGCCCGTGTGGCGATCACCGTCCTCCGAAACGCCGCGCGGCGGGCCGAGCGCGACGGCACTGCAACGATCACGTCCACGATGGTCAAGGAAGCGATTCCGGCGGGCCGGACCGCGGTCCAGCGGAAACACGTCGATCAGCTCACACCCCACCAGCGCGTGCTCTACGAGATCGTCGACGACCACGGCTCGATCGCGCCGGGCGATCTCTACGAGGCGTACGCCGCGCGCGTCGACGACCCCAAAACCGATCGGACGGTGCGCAACCACCTCTCGAAGCTCGCCCACTACAATCTCGTCGTCAAGGAAGGCGACGGCCGCGGGCGGACCTACCGGCTTCAGGACTGA